In Blastopirellula marina, the following proteins share a genomic window:
- a CDS encoding ABC transporter ATP-binding protein → MVDQNSDLPMIEADRLSKFYGIFAASREISFKVHRGEVVAFLGPNGAGKSTTMKLLTGYLSPSEGVARIAGYNMATQRLQGSSVLGYLPENGPLYPDATPHSLLWFIGEARGMSPAKRTERIEAVVDLCNLHTVLHKPISKLSKGYKQRVGMAQAILHEPEVLILDEPTSGLDPNQIRGVRDMIRRLGQEKTILLSTHIFQEVDALATRAIVINEGRLIYDGSIDAMKQPGETLDDAFYRMTKGVNALTQPEGEVLVETSEDN, encoded by the coding sequence ATGGTTGATCAAAACTCCGATCTACCGATGATCGAAGCCGACCGGCTTTCCAAATTCTACGGAATCTTTGCCGCCTCTCGAGAAATCAGCTTCAAAGTCCATCGAGGCGAAGTGGTGGCGTTCCTCGGCCCCAACGGTGCCGGCAAAAGCACTACCATGAAACTGCTAACCGGTTACCTTTCGCCCAGCGAAGGGGTTGCCCGGATTGCGGGCTACAACATGGCCACGCAGCGTTTGCAGGGATCGTCGGTGCTGGGTTACCTGCCGGAAAACGGTCCGCTCTATCCCGATGCCACTCCTCACAGCCTGCTCTGGTTCATCGGCGAGGCACGCGGCATGAGCCCTGCCAAGCGGACCGAACGTATCGAAGCAGTGGTCGATCTCTGTAATCTGCACACCGTGCTGCACAAGCCAATCTCGAAGTTGTCCAAAGGCTATAAGCAACGTGTCGGCATGGCTCAGGCCATTTTGCATGAACCGGAAGTGCTGATCCTGGACGAACCGACGTCCGGTTTAGACCCGAATCAGATTCGCGGCGTGCGTGATATGATCCGCCGCTTGGGCCAGGAGAAAACGATCCTGCTTTCGACCCACATCTTCCAGGAAGTCGACGCGTTGGCCACCCGCGCCATCGTGATCAACGAAGGTCGTCTCATTTACGACGGAAGTATCGACGCCATGAAGCAGCCCGGCGAAACCCTGGACGATGCCTTCTATCGGATGACCAAAGGGGTGAATGCGTTGACCCAGCCAGAAGGCGAAGTGCTTGTCGAGACAAGCGAGGACAACTGA
- the nadB gene encoding L-aspartate oxidase → MHDTNIVSRMAPHVPRYLVPFHPKSVSHYFTDVLIIGGGIAGLRAALEIDPKLSALILSKEQIQESNSNYAQGGIAGVLDNDDRYEDHAADTITAGGSLCDKEVVDLVVHEGPECIRELIRWGTEFDRIDGRLALTREGGHGRDRIVHALGDATGKEVIRSIVEMVRSRRNIQIWQNEFTQDLIVHEGVCRGALASDEKHGRTLIWAKHTILAAGGVGQIYRESTNPSVATGDGIAMALRAGAEMRDMEFMQFHPTVLYIAGSSRSLITEAVRGEGGHLVDRNGHRFMKDYDPRGELAPRDVVSQAIVSQMELTKHPNVYLRLDHLDADFVRNRFPSIYAGCKKFGIDITSDRIPVRPGAHYMIGGISVDTNGATTIPNLWAAGEVTSSGLHGANRLASNSLLEGLVYGKRAGRNASQGALAMPDRFEAINIQHPVAEPGERLDLSDIRNSLKSLMWRNVGVRRDARGLEDAIDTIEAWCRYVLPQQFDHPSGWELQNMLIVAQVMARAAFLREESRGVHLRMDFPQTDDANWNHHLPLRLSDLP, encoded by the coding sequence ATGCACGATACAAACATCGTCAGCCGCATGGCACCTCATGTCCCTCGCTATCTCGTTCCGTTTCATCCTAAAAGCGTCTCGCATTATTTTACGGACGTTCTGATCATTGGTGGTGGTATTGCCGGCCTGCGAGCTGCTTTGGAAATCGATCCGAAGCTTTCGGCGCTGATCCTCTCGAAAGAGCAAATCCAGGAATCGAACAGCAACTATGCCCAAGGGGGTATCGCTGGCGTCTTGGACAACGATGATCGCTACGAAGATCACGCCGCCGATACGATCACTGCTGGGGGCAGCCTGTGCGATAAGGAAGTGGTCGACCTGGTGGTGCATGAAGGCCCCGAGTGCATCCGCGAACTGATTCGCTGGGGAACCGAGTTCGATCGCATCGATGGACGCCTGGCCCTCACACGAGAAGGTGGACACGGTCGCGACCGCATCGTGCACGCTTTGGGAGACGCGACCGGCAAAGAGGTCATCCGCTCGATCGTCGAGATGGTCCGTTCGCGGCGAAACATTCAGATCTGGCAGAACGAGTTCACCCAGGACCTGATCGTCCACGAAGGGGTCTGCCGCGGGGCGCTCGCTTCCGACGAAAAGCACGGTCGAACACTGATCTGGGCCAAGCACACCATCCTGGCCGCCGGCGGCGTCGGACAGATCTACCGCGAATCGACCAACCCCAGCGTGGCAACCGGGGACGGCATTGCGATGGCGCTGCGTGCCGGGGCCGAGATGCGCGATATGGAATTCATGCAGTTCCATCCGACCGTCCTGTACATTGCCGGTAGCAGCCGCAGCCTGATCACCGAAGCGGTTCGCGGCGAAGGGGGGCACTTGGTCGACCGCAACGGCCACCGGTTCATGAAGGATTATGATCCACGCGGCGAGTTGGCTCCACGCGATGTCGTTTCGCAGGCGATCGTCTCGCAGATGGAGCTGACCAAGCATCCGAACGTGTACCTGCGGCTCGATCACCTGGATGCCGACTTCGTACGCAACCGCTTCCCGAGTATCTACGCCGGCTGCAAGAAGTTTGGCATCGATATCACGTCCGATCGCATTCCCGTTCGGCCGGGTGCCCATTACATGATCGGTGGTATTTCGGTCGACACCAACGGAGCGACCACCATTCCCAACCTTTGGGCGGCAGGGGAAGTTACCAGTAGCGGGCTACACGGAGCCAATCGTTTGGCATCGAACAGTTTGCTGGAAGGGCTCGTATACGGTAAGAGGGCCGGTCGCAATGCGTCCCAAGGGGCACTTGCGATGCCGGATCGCTTCGAGGCGATCAATATTCAGCATCCTGTAGCCGAGCCAGGCGAACGGCTCGACTTGAGCGACATTCGCAACTCGCTGAAAAGCTTGATGTGGCGAAATGTGGGCGTCCGTCGTGATGCTCGCGGGCTTGAGGATGCCATCGATACGATCGAAGCATGGTGCCGGTATGTCCTGCCCCAGCAGTTCGACCACCCCAGCGGCTGGGAACTGCAGAACATGCTGATCGTGGCCCAAGTGATGGCCCGGGCAGCCTTCTTGCGAGAGGAATCGCGAGGCGTTCATTTGCGAATGGATTTCCCCCAGACCGACGACGCCAACTGGAACCATCACCTCCCACTACGGTTGTCCGATCTTCCGTAG
- a CDS encoding leucine-rich repeat domain-containing protein, with translation MRRGAFSLFIVAAILTTFSSLSAQAPVAFPPVPIDVGGPMDPEVERIVATLEQSGCLFGYGASLSDEIVNWPEYGCIRVDGAKMQDDHWDLLLQLPSVKLLSLHNTPPAGNVRNCLRQMSQLAELQLYNSLDDSGMSTIAELPGLQAIRIAETKISDHGIWYLEELQNLKHVELEQIPVTNQSFHYLKQLPRLNTLSVTDADLSGPWYLKNGDFPCLGKLTLQGEKVNDEVAQQVAQMQSLVEVHFDRTNLTMTGLAHLAGMPNVEQISAKNSLLEDAPCPMARPAAKLQSLDLSSTSAGDQFLGSVANFPCLEELDLSGAKVTDAGVSKISSLKTLETLRLNNTQVTCTGLASIESLPCLREIHLHGTKLNGDVLDHLTAMKSLEWIDLSNTNVSGEKLSKLAELPNLRGVALFNTPITTSDLPYLRKLSHVDEVYVDGSQLTVAEQQQLREYYATAKTRLSR, from the coding sequence ATGCGGCGCGGGGCATTTTCACTATTCATAGTCGCGGCAATTCTCACCACCTTTAGCAGTTTATCTGCCCAGGCCCCGGTTGCTTTTCCACCGGTCCCCATCGATGTCGGCGGTCCGATGGACCCTGAAGTCGAACGCATTGTCGCCACGCTGGAACAAAGTGGATGCCTGTTCGGCTACGGTGCTTCCCTTTCCGATGAAATCGTCAACTGGCCCGAGTATGGCTGCATCCGAGTGGATGGGGCCAAAATGCAAGACGATCACTGGGATTTGTTGCTGCAACTTCCCTCGGTCAAACTCCTTTCTCTGCACAACACTCCACCGGCTGGTAACGTACGCAATTGCTTGCGGCAGATGTCGCAGTTGGCCGAACTGCAGCTCTATAACAGCCTGGACGATAGTGGCATGTCGACCATCGCCGAACTGCCTGGACTGCAAGCGATTCGTATCGCGGAAACGAAAATCTCGGACCACGGCATCTGGTACCTCGAAGAACTGCAAAACCTCAAACATGTCGAGCTCGAGCAGATTCCGGTCACCAACCAAAGTTTTCACTACCTGAAGCAGCTTCCCCGGCTGAATACCCTTTCGGTTACCGATGCCGACTTAAGCGGGCCGTGGTACTTGAAGAATGGCGACTTCCCCTGTCTCGGTAAGCTGACCCTGCAAGGCGAGAAGGTCAACGATGAAGTCGCCCAGCAAGTTGCCCAAATGCAGAGCCTGGTCGAGGTTCACTTCGATCGTACAAACTTGACGATGACGGGCCTTGCTCACTTGGCCGGGATGCCCAATGTCGAGCAGATTTCCGCCAAGAACTCGCTCTTGGAAGATGCCCCTTGCCCTATGGCGCGGCCTGCGGCCAAGCTTCAATCTCTGGACCTCAGCAGCACCAGCGCAGGGGACCAGTTCCTAGGCTCGGTCGCCAACTTCCCTTGCCTGGAAGAGCTGGACCTCTCAGGTGCCAAAGTCACCGATGCCGGTGTCTCGAAGATTAGTAGCTTGAAGACGCTCGAAACGCTACGGCTCAACAACACCCAGGTGACCTGCACCGGGCTGGCATCGATCGAAAGTCTGCCCTGCCTCCGCGAGATTCACTTGCATGGGACGAAATTGAACGGCGACGTCCTCGATCACCTGACCGCGATGAAGTCGCTGGAATGGATCGATCTGAGCAATACCAATGTTAGCGGCGAGAAGCTTTCAAAGCTTGCGGAACTGCCCAACCTGCGAGGCGTTGCTCTGTTCAATACACCCATCACCACCAGTGACCTCCCCTACCTGCGAAAGCTTTCGCACGTGGACGAAGTCTATGTCGACGGAAGCCAGCTAACGGTGGCCGAGCAGCAGCAACTCCGCGAGTACTACGCGACCGCCAAAACGCGTCTGTCGCGATAG
- a CDS encoding UxaA family hydrolase → MLDEKISHSLVMLDSFDNVAVARTPIPAGTSLKCPEGEFSAVDSIPAGHKVAVVPIVKGASVFKYGQIIGQATADIAPGEQVHSHNLAMVDVHADYAPCSQIPEPPTPIQGKMFEGYVRDSGKVGTRNYLAVISTVNCSASVAKFIAQRFPAEELAKYPNVDGVIAMKHDAGCGMQFGSDMHHTLNRLMAGIANHPNVGGFLLVGLGCETGAMGYLLQQQNLIQIEGVSGPNGPGPLVLSMQDEGGTLKTVEAGIAQVAKMLPQVNAIQRQTVSASHLSVGLECGGSDGNSGVTANPALGIASDRIVACGGTAILSETSEVYGAEHLLTRRAISPEVAAKLIERIDWWKSYVAMFGAELDNNPSPGNKAGGLTTIAEKSLGAVAKAGSTALVDVYRYAEPVTAKGLVFMDTPGYDPASVTGMVAGGANIVCFTTGRGSCFGCKPTPSIKIATNTPMYERMSADMDVNAGTVLEGESIVSAGERIFDEILEVASGKKTKSEQQGIGDEEFVPWLVGPTL, encoded by the coding sequence ATGCTTGACGAGAAAATTTCCCACTCACTCGTCATGCTGGACTCTTTCGACAACGTGGCCGTTGCTAGAACACCCATTCCGGCAGGGACCTCGCTGAAATGCCCGGAAGGGGAGTTCTCAGCCGTAGATTCGATACCAGCCGGCCATAAGGTTGCTGTAGTCCCTATTGTGAAGGGAGCCTCGGTCTTTAAATACGGTCAGATCATCGGTCAGGCGACGGCCGATATCGCTCCAGGGGAACAGGTCCACTCGCACAATCTGGCGATGGTCGATGTCCATGCCGACTACGCCCCGTGTTCTCAAATCCCAGAGCCCCCTACGCCCATCCAGGGGAAGATGTTCGAGGGATACGTTCGCGATAGCGGCAAAGTCGGTACGCGAAATTACCTGGCCGTGATCAGCACGGTGAACTGTTCGGCGAGTGTCGCCAAGTTCATTGCCCAGCGGTTTCCTGCGGAAGAACTGGCCAAGTACCCCAATGTCGACGGCGTGATCGCCATGAAGCATGACGCAGGCTGCGGCATGCAGTTCGGCAGCGATATGCACCACACCCTCAATCGTTTGATGGCCGGCATCGCCAATCACCCGAATGTTGGTGGCTTTCTGTTGGTGGGACTCGGCTGCGAGACCGGCGCGATGGGCTACCTGCTTCAGCAGCAGAATCTCATTCAGATCGAAGGTGTGAGCGGCCCCAATGGGCCTGGCCCTCTTGTTCTTTCGATGCAAGACGAAGGAGGCACGCTGAAGACCGTGGAAGCAGGGATCGCTCAGGTTGCCAAGATGTTACCCCAAGTGAACGCGATCCAGCGGCAAACGGTTTCGGCCAGTCATCTTTCGGTGGGGCTCGAGTGCGGCGGTAGCGACGGGAACTCCGGCGTGACGGCGAATCCAGCCTTGGGCATCGCCAGCGACCGCATCGTGGCATGCGGCGGAACGGCCATCCTTAGTGAAACTTCAGAAGTCTATGGTGCCGAGCATCTGCTCACGCGGCGGGCTATTTCGCCGGAAGTCGCCGCCAAGCTGATCGAGCGAATCGATTGGTGGAAGAGCTACGTCGCCATGTTTGGTGCTGAACTCGACAACAATCCTTCCCCGGGCAATAAGGCGGGTGGGCTGACCACCATCGCCGAGAAGTCGCTCGGTGCGGTCGCCAAAGCCGGCAGTACGGCCCTGGTTGATGTGTATCGCTATGCCGAGCCGGTGACGGCCAAAGGTTTGGTTTTTATGGACACGCCTGGCTACGATCCGGCCAGCGTGACCGGCATGGTCGCTGGTGGGGCCAACATTGTTTGCTTCACTACCGGCCGCGGCAGTTGCTTTGGGTGCAAGCCAACTCCTTCGATCAAGATCGCCACCAACACCCCGATGTACGAGCGGATGAGCGCCGATATGGACGTGAACGCTGGGACCGTCCTGGAAGGGGAATCGATCGTTTCCGCTGGCGAGCGAATCTTCGACGAGATCCTGGAAGTTGCCAGTGGCAAGAAGACCAAGAGCGAGCAGCAGGGGATCGGGGACGAAGAGTTCGTGCCATGGCTGGTCGGTCCGACCCTTTAA
- a CDS encoding MEKHLA domain-containing protein: protein MPQDHSAAEPWLEHGWPNHLQILLDSYHQLLGKQLVPRSGSAKEDAKRVFEAPFVVVSHTAASDPILNFGNQTALGLWEIDIATLLQTPSRMTAEPMHRDERALLLERTTRDGYVDDYQGIRIATTGRRFRIEQAIVWNLHNAAGTYVGQAATFDHWTFLGEQRRS from the coding sequence TTGCCTCAGGACCACTCTGCCGCGGAGCCATGGCTAGAACATGGCTGGCCCAACCATCTTCAGATTCTACTCGATTCGTATCACCAACTTCTCGGCAAACAACTGGTTCCCCGTAGCGGATCGGCGAAAGAAGACGCGAAGCGGGTCTTCGAAGCGCCGTTTGTCGTCGTATCGCATACGGCGGCCAGCGATCCGATTCTGAACTTCGGCAACCAAACAGCGCTTGGGCTGTGGGAAATCGACATCGCAACTTTGCTGCAAACCCCGTCGCGGATGACCGCCGAGCCGATGCATCGCGATGAACGTGCCCTATTGCTCGAACGTACCACGCGCGATGGGTATGTCGACGACTACCAAGGCATTCGTATCGCAACGACCGGACGAAGATTTCGGATCGAGCAAGCCATCGTCTGGAATCTGCACAATGCTGCCGGCACCTACGTCGGTCAGGCCGCGACGTTCGATCACTGGACGTTCCTGGGTGAGCAACGCCGTAGCTAA
- a CDS encoding leucine-rich repeat domain-containing protein has protein sequence MKLENRISALLLGLLTVGLWVFLPCTAEADDSKYESREIGEAIEYLRQNGASVRFYSSQFFQLANPQAERGPITYNINIHTLKPTPENLAPLLVIPRVDRLTLSPTFQRDQAAWNTLIQMSELEALTITGDLQQYDLENLAQFTNLKNLTLQSGNLKPEDLWYLEELTELKHLTLLICGNCQPYFDYLTRLPKLDSLTIRIDTDQPFTMDGIEQLTGLRTLSIDCQEIQRSNIQAIGKLTELQSLSIMRTVFSKEEMELFRGLNQVSYLHLYRCHFKKLPVDAISEMTSLQRVQLSNNEMNNDIMQWLGKLPRLHYLYIRSSPITDEGLKHLHKAPVLRTLQLSATEVTEEGVKALQKERPTTHIIAPITK, from the coding sequence ATGAAATTGGAAAATCGAATATCTGCTCTACTGCTTGGCCTTCTTACGGTGGGACTATGGGTGTTTCTGCCCTGCACCGCTGAAGCCGATGATTCCAAGTACGAATCGCGCGAGATTGGCGAGGCGATTGAATACCTGCGGCAAAACGGTGCCTCGGTACGGTTCTATTCGTCGCAGTTCTTTCAACTGGCCAATCCTCAGGCCGAGCGTGGACCAATCACGTACAACATCAACATCCATACCCTCAAGCCCACCCCCGAGAACCTGGCTCCGCTGCTGGTTATTCCGCGGGTCGATCGCCTGACTCTCAGCCCCACCTTCCAACGTGATCAGGCGGCGTGGAATACGCTGATTCAGATGAGTGAACTGGAAGCACTCACGATCACCGGCGATCTGCAACAGTACGACCTCGAAAATCTTGCCCAGTTCACGAACTTGAAGAACCTGACACTTCAGTCGGGCAATCTGAAACCAGAAGACCTGTGGTACCTGGAAGAACTGACAGAACTGAAACACCTGACGTTGTTGATCTGCGGCAATTGCCAACCTTACTTCGACTATCTCACGCGACTGCCGAAGCTCGACAGCCTGACGATTCGCATCGATACGGACCAGCCGTTTACCATGGATGGGATCGAGCAGCTTACCGGCCTGCGTACGCTGAGCATCGATTGCCAGGAAATTCAACGAAGTAACATTCAGGCCATCGGCAAGCTGACCGAGCTACAATCACTCAGCATCATGCGAACCGTGTTCAGCAAAGAGGAGATGGAACTGTTTCGCGGGCTGAACCAGGTTTCGTACTTGCATTTGTACCGTTGCCATTTCAAGAAACTTCCCGTAGACGCGATCTCGGAAATGACCTCGCTCCAGCGTGTGCAGCTTTCCAACAACGAGATGAACAACGACATCATGCAGTGGCTGGGCAAGCTGCCGAGACTGCACTATCTGTACATTCGCAGTTCTCCCATTACCGACGAAGGGCTGAAGCACTTGCACAAAGCCCCTGTCCTGAGGACACTTCAACTGAGTGCGACCGAAGTCACGGAGGAAGGCGTAAAGGCTTTGCAAAAAGAACGCCCCACGACGCACATAATTGCCCCAATTACGAAGTGA
- a CDS encoding leucine-rich repeat domain-containing protein, whose amino-acid sequence MNLPNSVLRRWTFSLSLAAMLLASQSVGADDRRYESPEIREAVLHLQENGARIHFSIPRTGVRGAAVETPMPIPYTVNLFAMKATDENLAALLVLPQVERLYRATEFERSEKSWKTLSQFGELEHLYIMDNLKTEDMQYIAEFSNLQSLEVRLGQVDPDYLWYLEALVNLQRLSIHVDGDDEASFKALPNMPHLSQLVLNLRGEKEVDLEGIENLTELKTLNINAREIKGKELQGIARLPHLEMLTISNATFEPGELEMFRQMKSLKSLNLTNSKLGTDDLSPMADLKSLERLQIYNTEITDKSLAPLVDLPELNYLYIRGAGITDECLKHLAKIPKLQRVYLYTTDLTADGVAWLTKERPDMRVSAPIKKM is encoded by the coding sequence ATGAACTTGCCCAACTCCGTGCTTCGCCGCTGGACTTTCAGCTTGAGTCTTGCTGCTATGCTGCTCGCCTCGCAATCTGTCGGTGCCGACGACCGCCGTTACGAATCGCCGGAGATCCGAGAAGCGGTTCTCCATTTGCAAGAGAATGGTGCCCGGATCCACTTCAGCATCCCGCGTACCGGTGTGCGCGGCGCGGCTGTGGAAACGCCGATGCCGATTCCGTACACGGTGAATCTTTTCGCGATGAAAGCGACCGACGAGAATCTGGCCGCATTGCTGGTGCTACCACAGGTCGAACGCTTGTACCGGGCTACTGAATTCGAGCGTAGCGAGAAGTCGTGGAAGACACTTTCCCAATTCGGTGAACTCGAACACTTGTACATCATGGACAACCTCAAGACCGAGGACATGCAGTACATCGCCGAGTTCTCGAATCTTCAGTCGCTGGAAGTTCGCCTGGGGCAAGTCGATCCCGACTACTTGTGGTACCTGGAGGCGTTGGTCAATCTGCAGCGGCTTTCGATTCATGTCGATGGCGACGACGAGGCCTCGTTCAAAGCATTGCCGAACATGCCCCATCTTTCGCAGTTGGTACTCAACTTGCGGGGTGAAAAGGAGGTCGACCTCGAGGGGATCGAGAACCTGACCGAGTTGAAAACACTGAACATCAATGCCCGCGAGATCAAAGGGAAAGAACTGCAAGGGATTGCCCGACTTCCTCACCTGGAGATGCTGACGATCTCGAACGCGACGTTCGAGCCAGGCGAACTGGAAATGTTTCGCCAGATGAAAAGCCTGAAGTCCTTGAACCTGACCAACAGCAAGCTGGGGACCGACGACCTCTCCCCCATGGCCGACCTGAAGAGTCTTGAGCGACTGCAGATTTACAACACGGAAATCACCGACAAGTCATTGGCCCCGCTGGTGGACCTGCCGGAACTGAACTACCTCTATATTCGCGGTGCCGGTATCACCGACGAGTGTTTGAAGCACTTGGCCAAGATTCCCAAGCTTCAGCGAGTCTATCTCTACACCACCGATCTCACGGCCGATGGCGTTGCCTGGCTGACGAAGGAACGTCCGGATATGCGGGTTTCGGCACCAATCAAAAAGATGTAA
- a CDS encoding zinc metallopeptidase, which produces MFFDFRYLLFIAPAIILGMIAQLWLRSAYAKAMKQAAPLSGAAAARHILDAAGLQNVAIERVAGHLSDHYDPRAKVLRLSPEVYSERTAASVGIAAHEAGHAIQDARNYAPLIIRNMAVPAAQFGGNFSFILLFIGLLIASSIPALGQGLIWGGIALFSCVVFFQLINLPVEFDASSRARGILIDMNIVPRDEMPAVRGVLNAAALTYVAGTLQSVMTLMYYLMLASARRD; this is translated from the coding sequence GTGTTCTTCGACTTCCGTTACCTGCTGTTTATTGCCCCGGCGATCATTTTAGGCATGATCGCCCAGTTGTGGTTGCGGTCTGCTTATGCCAAGGCCATGAAACAGGCTGCGCCCCTTTCCGGAGCAGCCGCGGCACGTCATATCCTGGACGCCGCCGGGCTGCAGAATGTCGCGATCGAACGCGTCGCTGGACACTTGTCCGACCACTACGATCCGCGCGCTAAGGTGCTGCGTTTGAGTCCTGAAGTTTACAGCGAACGTACTGCGGCTTCGGTTGGTATTGCTGCTCACGAAGCAGGGCATGCCATTCAAGATGCCCGTAACTACGCCCCGCTGATCATCCGCAATATGGCCGTTCCGGCGGCACAGTTCGGCGGGAATTTCAGCTTCATCCTGCTGTTTATCGGCTTGCTGATCGCCAGTTCAATTCCGGCCCTCGGACAAGGTCTGATCTGGGGTGGGATCGCGCTGTTTAGCTGCGTGGTGTTTTTTCAACTGATCAACCTGCCGGTGGAATTCGACGCCAGTAGCCGTGCTCGCGGGATTCTGATCGACATGAACATCGTTCCCCGCGATGAAATGCCGGCCGTGCGTGGCGTGCTCAATGCGGCTGCTTTGACCTACGTGGCCGGGACGCTGCAATCGGTGATGACTCTGATGTACTACCTGATGCTGGCCTCGGCTCGCCGCGACTAA
- a CDS encoding ADP-ribosylation factor-directed GTPase activating protein isoform b, translated as MPPEISQNALPISAAEKIEPEKLRDRIDEVLDFTLKHRHLNTQDHAAWQILHGSLAFGRAFPVMHEGMPIPVVDYLAEGGKMNGWTIERGNRLESKEEGTDNFGMRAVTEPGTRAGQGHFDQWLAILSQCDVPPEATFVVGPDTFTMTNFVQQVQLDTSRNHLREFSWTLIGLTKYFPTDHSWTDSTGKQWSIADLAAIEIEQGLANGACGGTHRLIGLTMALNRRKKAGLPIEGVWADADKLIQESVAAAREYQNPNGALSVNYFQRPGSSPDLAENLGTTGHTLEFLSLALDDEQLKEEWVRRAASYQCEVFERTQQVSLECGALYHAAHGLVLYRERVYGPREYSAE; from the coding sequence ATGCCCCCCGAGATCTCGCAAAATGCTTTGCCGATTTCCGCTGCCGAGAAGATTGAACCGGAAAAGCTGCGCGACCGAATCGATGAAGTTCTCGACTTCACGCTGAAGCATCGCCATCTGAACACCCAGGATCACGCCGCCTGGCAGATCTTGCATGGTAGCCTCGCCTTCGGTCGCGCGTTTCCCGTTATGCACGAAGGAATGCCCATCCCTGTGGTTGATTACCTGGCCGAAGGGGGAAAGATGAACGGCTGGACGATCGAACGTGGCAACCGGCTCGAATCGAAAGAAGAGGGAACGGACAACTTCGGCATGCGAGCCGTTACCGAGCCCGGCACCAGGGCAGGGCAGGGGCACTTCGATCAGTGGCTGGCCATTCTCTCTCAGTGCGACGTCCCGCCGGAAGCGACGTTTGTCGTCGGACCAGATACGTTCACGATGACCAATTTCGTGCAGCAAGTTCAGCTCGACACGTCCCGGAATCACCTGCGCGAATTCAGTTGGACCTTGATCGGACTTACCAAGTACTTCCCCACCGATCACAGTTGGACCGACAGTACCGGCAAACAGTGGAGCATCGCCGATCTCGCGGCGATCGAAATCGAGCAAGGTCTGGCCAATGGTGCCTGCGGGGGAACGCATCGCTTGATCGGCCTGACGATGGCCCTCAATCGCCGCAAGAAAGCAGGCCTGCCGATCGAAGGTGTCTGGGCCGATGCCGATAAGCTGATCCAAGAGAGCGTCGCTGCCGCACGCGAGTATCAAAACCCCAACGGCGCGCTGAGCGTCAACTACTTCCAACGCCCCGGCAGTTCGCCTGACTTGGCCGAGAACCTCGGTACTACCGGGCACACGCTTGAGTTCCTCTCGCTGGCCCTCGACGACGAGCAGCTGAAAGAAGAATGGGTCCGCCGCGCCGCTTCGTACCAGTGTGAAGTGTTCGAACGCACCCAGCAGGTTTCGCTCGAGTGTGGTGCGCTCTACCACGCCGCCCACGGGCTGGTGCTCTATCGCGAGCGTGTTTATGGACCGCGTGAGTATTCGGCCGAGTAA
- a CDS encoding peroxiredoxin — MSVLVQQPAPDFTAEAVMEDGSFKKISLSDYRGKYVLLFFYPLDFTFVCPTEIIAFSEAVESFKQLNVQVLGCSIDSHFSHLAWRNTPRSQGGIGEIKYPLVADLDKTIAKNYDVLLPGGIALRGLFLIDKDGLVRHQVVNDLPLGRSVEEALRMVQALQFFEANGEVCPANWKEGSRSIKATPDASKEFFEAEYSS, encoded by the coding sequence ATGAGTGTATTAGTTCAACAGCCAGCTCCGGATTTTACCGCCGAAGCAGTGATGGAAGATGGCTCGTTCAAGAAGATCAGCCTGTCGGACTACCGCGGTAAGTACGTCCTGCTTTTCTTCTACCCGCTCGACTTCACCTTCGTTTGCCCAACCGAAATCATCGCGTTCTCGGAAGCTGTCGAAAGCTTCAAGCAGTTGAACGTGCAGGTTCTGGGATGCTCGATCGACAGCCACTTCTCGCACCTGGCATGGCGCAACACGCCGCGCAGTCAAGGCGGTATCGGCGAGATCAAGTACCCGCTGGTTGCTGACCTCGACAAGACCATCGCCAAGAACTACGACGTCTTGCTTCCAGGCGGGATCGCTCTGCGTGGCTTGTTCCTGATCGACAAAGACGGTCTCGTCCGTCATCAGGTGGTCAACGATCTGCCGCTGGGCCGTAGCGTTGAGGAAGCCCTCCGCATGGTTCAGGCTCTGCAGTTCTTCGAAGCCAACGGCGAAGTTTGCCCAGCCAACTGGAAAGAAGGTTCCCGCAGCATCAAAGCCACGCCAGATGCTTCCAAGGAATTCTTCGAAGCCGAATACTCCAGCTAA